The Opisthocomus hoazin isolate bOpiHoa1 chromosome 32, bOpiHoa1.hap1, whole genome shotgun sequence genome includes a window with the following:
- the LOC104338529 gene encoding keratin, type II cytoskeletal 6A-like — protein MSRQSTVRIQTGRSGFSAASAIVPNTCRTSFSSRSITRVGGCNAGSGFARVGGGFGSRSLYNVGGCKRISVAGRGGGFYGPAGFGGGAGIVYGGGFGMPANLGYGYGAFGGGMGGPGFPAGGIHEVSINQSLLKPLNLEIDPSIQRIRKEEKEQIKTLNNKFASFIDKVRFLEQQNKVLETKWSLLQEQGMKTVRNNLEPLFETYINNLRMQLNTLLSDKGRLEGELVNTQYLVEDFKKKYEDEINRRTVAENEFVTLKKDVDAAYMSKVELQAKVDALIEEINFLRALYEAELSQMQTQISDTSVVLTMDNNRNLDLDSIIAEVKAQYEDIANRSRAEAESWYQTKYEELQATAGRHGDDLRTTKQEISELNRHVQRLRTEIDSVKKQCANLKAAIADAEERGELALKDAKAKLAGLEDALQQAKADLARQLREYQELMNVKLALDIEIATYRKLLEGEESRLAGDGVPVNISVTRTTVGTGYGGGSNLSMGGGVCSIGNSFSCGSGPGVSSATLGGGSSSSVKFVSTSSTRRSYRS, from the exons ATGTCTCGCCAGTCCACCGTGAGGATTCAGACAGGAAGAAGTGGCTTCAGTGCTGCTTCAGCCATCGTCCCAAACACCTGCCGCACCAGTTTCAGTTCTCGCTCCATCACCCGTGTCGGAGGCTGCAATGCTGGCAGTGGGTTTGCGAGGGTTGGTGGTGGCTTTGGAAGCAGGAGCCTCTACAATGTTGGTGGATGCAAGAGGATCTCTGTGGCTGGAAGGGGTGGTGGCTTCTACGGACCTGCAGGCTTTGGTGGTGGCGCTGGTATTGTGTACGGTGGTGGCTTTGGCATGCCAGCTAACCTTGGCTATGGATACGGTGCATTTGGTGGTGGCATGGGTGGCCCTGGATTCCCAGCTGGGGGCATCCACGAAGTCTCCATCAACCAGAGCCTTCTGAAACCTCTCAACTTGGAGATTGACCCCAGCATTCAAAGGATCcgaaaggaggagaaggaacaaATCAAAACCCTCAACAACAAATTTGCCTCCTTCATTGACAAG GTCCGATTCCTGGAGCAACAGAATAAAGTGCTTGAAACCAAGTGGAGCCTGCTTCAAGAGCAGGGGATGAAAACAGTTAGGAACAACTTGGAGCCACTTTTTGAGACTTACATCAACAACCTCAGGATGCAGCTGAACACTTTGCTGAGCGACAAGGGAAGGCTGGAGGGAGAGCTCGTCAACACACAGTACCTGGTTGAGGATTTCAAGAAGAA GTATGAAGATGAAATCAACAGGCGTACAGTTGCAGAGAACGAATTTGTGACACTCAAGAAG GATGTAGATGCTGCCTATATGAGCAAGGTGGAACTACAAGCCAAGGTAGATGCGCTGattgaagaaattaatttcctgaGAGCCCTCTACGAAGCA GAGCTGTCTCAGATGCAGACACAGATCTCGGACACCTCTGTTGTTCTCACCATGGACAACAACCGAAACCTGGACCTGGACAGCATCATTGCAGAGGTCAAAGCGCAGTACGAGGACATCGCCAACAGAAGCCGGGCTGAAGCAGAGTCCTGGTACCAAACCAAG TACGAAGAGCTGCAGGCTACAGCAGGCAGGCATGGGGATGACCTCCGTACCACCAAGCAGGAGATCTCCGAGCTCAACCGCCACGTCCAGCGGCTGCGGACTGAAATCGACAGCGTGAAGAAACAG TGTGCAAATCTGAAAGCGGCCATCGCGGATGCTGAGGAGCGTGGGGAGCTGGCCCTCAAAGATGCCAAAGCCAAACTGGCCGGGCTGGAGGATGCTCTGCAACAGGCCAAGGCCGACCTGGCCCGGCAGCTCCGTGAGTACCAGGAGCTCATGAATGTCAAGCTGGCCCTGGACATCGAGATTGCGACCTACAGGAAGCTGCTGGAGGGCGAGGAGAGCAG GCTGGCTGGAGATGGCGTCCCAGTGAATATTT CCGTGACCAGAACAACTGTGGGAACGGGATACGGAGGAGGAAGCAACCTCAGCATGGGAGGGGGGGTCTGCAGCATAGGGAACAGCTTCAGCTGTGGAAGCGGTCCCGGGGTTAGCAGTGCCACTCTCGGAGGTGGCAGCAGCTCCAGCGTGAAGTTCGTCTCGACCTCCTCCACCAGAAGAAGTTACAGAAGCTAA